From the Danaus plexippus chromosome 5, MEX_DaPlex, whole genome shotgun sequence genome, one window contains:
- the LOC116769322 gene encoding LOW QUALITY PROTEIN: uncharacterized protein LOC116769322 (The sequence of the model RefSeq protein was modified relative to this genomic sequence to represent the inferred CDS: deleted 2 bases in 1 codon) has product MDLKKIPKDVQRLISASAYINTFTRAIEELIYNSLDGDSTSIAIRVSIKENFIQVIDNGCGIKSENFCLLGQKYTSSKYIDMCTLKSAPNKYGYRGLSLASVIGISQTVLITSRYNDSDSTWLKTFCNGTEKNICIVSTRPSKGTTVEIRGFLYNLNIQRKAINPINELQNIKSSLEKLSLIHCDVSISLRDDYKNKIIFKMYKKRDIYQTLWSLFDINKEDVQELQVEKNNYKAKAFIANENIMKTRNLNHQWVYLNGKFVTKSEIHTKINRVFKKTFHKVQKITKIKNNIDEDHNSDIPFYFIFISCPFYDFDITYKHKQTIVEFKDWSEVNKLIEKLIQFYCGDIKLKETFKENNCSDIDNTKMKVKQIIDRILHNNEKQPDINCKHGVKGKHIKRKRKTKIQNILNSSPQKINKPKTVSRNYNLKEKYNTKNIITKKCDQLILTKSKSKKDLKKVHDNERSIKKKSKYIDQIALKFKNLTDSVRDRRKILSSEARNLIKKKESNTETIKITYTAEYNETYSYYKGKDELNIDYRFVSKTDIRDSVMKNNSVLIKPKTSYDLIKPFNQFDYQITRFPDTQTMQCQQSSHHLFDPETFKSLHPKITFDSHNCQNYAKTRNIFTKNLNCANTTDKIHLDEHDSNIFHENLKRFSDNGYYDENSLINYNNEQMSYTINSDTSKRIIISNNSYLNKYIETETNADKINLFDLIDKQLSNKSNLKTSYDKENFQNKRNSSFNKPYHALIADNIRQNNGIDLTYLSYKNYQKKYTNTVRNNTERVKSIGDAHYKELSQNFHSVNYCETIYHSNEISFVAGDLQNRNNCVKISPDDFKSPEETHKENSNLFLINNEDIHHDNNIFQEANTNTELHLVVENPVQHLNSYQFIKSHGFKKSNIAIYFDAEDFPNKDKFNLNETYSVIKTNNLRENNDVDLNLMSNINYTQDYNQNEMNKSELNDNKELSQSLDPMNYCETFFRRSEMSDIAKEFMNSFNINTNDLGSNECDPISNAHNENFKLNYSNDEKIQDEEKISENSSTNSELHSAKQIVEDLKTFELKKRHDLMPKGMSQVYKTRLQKQTNISISQIDYYENIMYDKFADDVFVKSKIFAPSIQNAEVNSRKLKNCDIRNDDLIFNATSLRQAKILGQIDRKFIATKMNGKKTEVNVDFLVLFDQHAVDERVKLERNLAEYFDGELWRSVKVDSIPLKLNENELVYLHNHRHKFSQFGLQWTFQENKISINSIPKAIIGKNARQEQIVLKAVHRLILEQIDVIETIGGNLNVFPKAIMDLVFSEACRNAIKFGDNVSLSDCTTLLKSLSSCKIPFQCAHGRPVMTVVMELPKNIRNYRVDKEKIKQFKSRKSNSNKYIARH; this is encoded by the exons atggatttgaaaaaaataccaaaagaCGTCCAACGTTTGATTTCTGCTTCCGcttacataaatacatttacaagaGCAATCGAAGAACTG ATTTATAATTCACTTGATGGGGATAGTACATCAATTGCAATAAGAGTGTCTATAAAGGAAAACTTTATTCAAGTAATAGATAATGGATGTGGTATCAAATCTGAAAATTTTTGTCTTCTaggacaaaaatatacatcaagtaaatatattgatatgtgtACATTGAAATCTGCCCCTAATAAATATGGTTATCGTGGTTTATCTTTAGCAAGTGTTATAGGAATTTCACAGACTGTTTTAATTACGTCAAGATATAATGATTCTGACTCAACATGGCTAAAAACGTTTTGCAATGGAACAGAGaagaatatttgtattgtatcaACAAGACCATCAAAAGGCACAACG GTAGAAATCAGAGGATTCCTATACAATCTTAACATTCAAAGAAAAGCAATAAATCCtataaatgaattacaaaACATCAAATCATCTTTAGAGAAATTGTCATTAATTCACTGTGATGTATCTATTAGCTTAAGGGATGATTATAagaataagattatatttaaaatgtacaaaaaaagaGATATTTATCAAACTTTATGgtctttatttgatattaataaagaagatGTTCAAGAATTGcaagttgaaaaaaataattataaagcaaaAGCATTTATTgccaatgaaaatataatgaaaaccaGAAATTTGAATCATCAATGGGtctatttaaatggaaaatttgttacaaaatctgaaatacatacaaaaataaacagagtttttaaaaaaactttccataaagtacaaaaaattacaaaaattaag AATAATATTGATGAAGACCATAACAGTGAtataccattttattttatatttatatcatgtccattttatgattttgacATAACATATAAGCACAAACAAACAATAGTTGAGTTTAAAGATTGGTCAGAAGTCAATAAACTTATTGAAAAACTGATACAATTTTACTGTGGTGACATAAAATTGAAGGAAACATTTAAAGAGAATAATTGTAGTGATATAGATAATACTAAAATGaaagttaaacaaattattgatAGAATTCTTCATAACAATGAGAAACAACCAGATATAAACTGCAAACATGGTGTTAAAG GCAAACACATAAAACGTAAGAGAAAgacaaaaattcaaaatattctcaATAGTAGtccacagaaaataaataaaccaaaaacGGTTTCtagaaattataacttaaaagaaaaatataatactaaaaatattataacaaaaaaatgtgacCAACTAATATTAACGAAAAGTAAATCTAAAAAAGATCTTAAAAAAGTACATGACAATGAAAgaagtattaaaaagaaatcaaaatatatcgaTCAGATTGCccttaaattcaaaaatttaaccGATAGCGTTAGAGATAgacgtaaaatattatcatcgGAAGcacgaaatttaattaaaaagaaagagTCTAATActgaaactattaaaataacttacacAGCAGAGTATAACGAAACTTATTCGTATTATAAGGGGAAAGacgaattaaatattgattatagaTTTGTTAGTAAAACCGATATCAGAGATAGTGTGATGAAAAACAATagcgttttaattaaacctaAGACGTCGTATGATCTTATCAAACCGTTTAATCAGTTTGATTATCAGATAACAAGATTCCCGGACACACAGACTATGCAATGTCAACAATCTT CTCATCATTTATTCGATcctgaaacatttaaatcattacatCCGAAAATTACATTTGACAGTCACAACTGTCAAAATTATGCGAAGACAAGGAACatattcacaaaaaatttaaactgtgCAAACACAActgataaaatacatttggaTGAACACGATTCGAATATTTtccatgaaaatttaaaaagatttagtgATAACGGATACTATgatgaaaatagtttaataaattataataatgagcaAATGTCGTATACGATAAATAGTGATACCagtaaaagaataattattagtaataattcatatttaaataaatatatagagacAGAAACTAACGCagataagattaatttattcgATTTGATCGATAAACAATTATcgaataaatcaaatttaaagaCATCATacgataaagaaaattttcaaaataaaagaaacagtAGTTTTAATAAACCATATCATGCATTGATAGCTGATAATATAAGACAAAACAATGGGATAGATTTAACGTACCTAAGTTACAAAaactatcaaaaaaaatatactaatactGTACGAAATAACACAGAAAGGGTCAAGTCAATAGGCGACGCACACTATAAAGAATTATCCCAAAATTTTCATTCTGTAAACTATTGTGAAACGATTTACCATAGCAATGAAATTAGTTTCGTAGCCGGAGACCTCCAAAATCGTAATAATTGTGTCAAAATAAGTCCTGATGATTTCAAGTCGCCTGAAGAAACTCacaaagaaaattcaaatctctttttgataaataatgaaGATATTCATcacgataataatatatttcaagaaGCAAATACTAATACGGAATTACACCTTGTAGTAGAAAATCCGGTTCAACACTTAAATAgttatcaatttataaagaGCCATGGCTTCAAGAAATCAAATATCGCAATATATTTCGATGCAGAAGATTTTCCGAATAAAGACAAATTTAACCTCAATGAAACATATTccgtaataaaaacaaataacttaagGGAAAACAATGACGtagatttgaatttaatgagtaatataaattatacacaaGATTATAATCAAAACGAAATGAATAAAAGTGAATTGAATGATAATAAGGAATTATCACAAAGTTTGGATCCTATGAATTATTGCGAAACGTTTTTCCGACGCAGCGAAATGAGTGACATTGCCAAAGAATTTATGAACAGCTTCAACATAAATACAAACGACCTGGGTTCTAACGAATGTGATCCTATTTCTAATGCTCacaatgaaaatttcaaacttaattactccaatgatgaaaaaatacaaGACGAAGAAAAAATATCGGAAAATTCAAGCACTAATTCGGAACTGCACAGCGCAAAACAAATTGTG gaagatttaaaaacttttgaattgaaaaaacGTCATGACTTGATGCCGAAAG GTATGTCCCAAGTCTACAAGACTAGACtacaaaaacaaactaatataagtatatctCAAATCGACTATTACGAGAAT ATAATGTATGACAAATTTGCAGACGATGTTTTcgtaaaatctaaaatatttgcaCCATCGATACAGAATGCTGAAGTCAATTCAAGGAAATTAAAGAATTGTGATATTAGAAATGATGATCTAATATTTAATGCCACGTCTTTGAGACAAGCCAAA ATTCTAGGTCAAATAGATCGTAAATTTATTGCCACAAAAATGAACGGGAAGAAAACTGAGGTTAATGTAGATTTTTTGGTACTTTTCGATCAGCACGCGGTCGATGAAAGAGTTAAACTTGAAAGGAATTTAGCGG AATACTTTGACGGAGAACTCTGGCGTAGCGTTAAAGTAGATTCAATACCACTCAAGCTGAATGAAAACGAACTCGTCTATTTGCATAACCACAGACATAAATTCTCGCAATTCGGTTTACAGTGGACATTTCAAGAGAACAAAATATCGATCAATTCTATACCTAAAGCAATTATAGGCAAAAATGCCAGAcag gaGCAAATAGTTCTTAAAGCTGTTCACCGTCTGATATTAGAACAAATTGATGTCATTGAAACGATTGGTGGTAATCTGAATGTATTTCCCAAAGCAATTATGGATCTTGTTTTCAGTGag GCTTGTCGGAATGCAATTAAATTTGGCGATAACGTATCTCTAAGTGATTGTACAACTTTGCTTAAGTCACTTTCATCCTGCAAAATCCCATTTCAATGCGCACATGGACGTCCTGTGATGACAGTCGTAATGGAACTTCCTAAAAACATTCGTAATTACAGG GTGGAcaaggaaaaaattaaacaattcaaaTCACGTAAATCTAAttcgaataaatatattgctagacattga